From a single Lolium rigidum isolate FL_2022 chromosome 7, APGP_CSIRO_Lrig_0.1, whole genome shotgun sequence genomic region:
- the LOC124674634 gene encoding serine carboxypeptidase-like 18, with protein sequence MQGGPGCSGLLGLAYEMGPFKFDVEGYRGGLPTLLYRPETWTKLSNIIFIDSPIGAGFSYATSEEGLKSSDTMVVKKLVIFLKKWLHEHPQFLSNPLYVGGESYCGITIPTLALEIDISNKESGDEPLLNLKGYFAGNPSTDARFDVAGNIQFFYGMGMVSDELYKTAKENCRGNYSDPPNALCAESVQAIANCTKDINWSHVLEPSCNAIRSPKIQQAAVKSGTSGLMVEYSADDDIPFPFKCRGDTLELSNIWANDERVRKSLGVRKGTKGEWITCDHGIPFTRDIMSTIEIHLRLRKEGYPALIFSGDHDSGVSFVGTQAWIRSLNLSITDDWRPWYVDGQVAGFTRSFSSNLTYATVKGAGHTTPEYKPKECLAMFTRWISGDPL encoded by the exons ATGCAGGGCGGACCCGGCTGCTCCGGTCTCTTGGGCCTCGCCTACGAGATGG GCCCCTTCAAGTTCGACGTCGAAGGGTACAGAGGCGGACTCCCCACTTTGCTATACCGACCTGAGACATGGACCAAG CTAAGCAATATAATCTTCATTGATAGCCCCATCGGGGCTGGGTTCTCCTATGCCACTTCAGAGGAAGGCCTCAAATCTAGTGATACTATGGTGGTAAAAAAACTAGTCATCTTCCTGAAAAAG TGGTTACATGAGCACCCCCAGTTCCTCTCGAATCCACTATATGTTGGTGGTGAATCCTATTGTGGTATTACGATACCCACTCTTGCCCTGGAAATCGATATATCAA ACAAAGAATCTGGTGATGAACCCCTTCTTAATCTCAAG GGGTACTTTGCCGGCAACCCTAGTACTGATGCCAGGTTTGATGTGGCCGGGAATATCCAATTTTTCTATGGCATGGGAATGGTATCGGACGAACTGTATAAG ACTGCAAAGGAGAACTGCAGAGGAAATTACAGTGATCCACCCAATGCTTTATGTGCCGAGTCTGTCCAAGCTATCGCCAAT TGCACAAAAGATATCAACTGGTCCCACGTCCTGGAGCCCTCATGCAATGCGATACGGAGCCCCAAGATTCAGCAAGCGGCTGTGAAAAGTGGAACAAGTGGGCTCATGGTGGAGTACTCTGCTGACGATGATATCCCATTTCCCTTCAAGTGTAGA GGCGATACCCTCGAACTATCTAATATATGGGCAAATGATGAAAGAGTAAGGAAGAGTCTTGGCGTTCGCAAG GGAACAAAGGGGGAATGGATAACATGCGACCACGGCATACCATTCACTAGAGATATAATGAGTACAATAGAGATTCATTTGAGGCTACGCAAAGAAGGATATCCCGCACTGATATTTAG CGGCGACCATGATAGTGGGGTTTCCTTCGTCGGCACACAGGCATGGATAAGATCTCTTAACCTGTCTATCACAGATGATTGGAGACCATGGTATGTTGATGGTCAAGTTGCTGG ATTCACAAGAAGTTTCTCAAGTAACCTAACATACGCAACCGTGAAG GGCGCTGGACATACTACTCCAGAGTACAAGCCCAAGGAGTGCCTTGCTATGTTTACAAGATGGATTTCGGGTGACCCTCTATGA
- the LOC124674683 gene encoding deoxymugineic acid synthase 1-D-like, with protein MALTTAVPEVVLRSGNARPMPAIGMGTAKFPVVHETTRDAVLAAVEVGFRHFDTASLYGTELPLGDAIAEAVRRGLVASREEVFITSKLWCTQCHPHLVLSSLRESLRNLQMEYVDLYLIHWPVSLKPGPVVFPLKREDAVPFDFEGVWREMEECHRLGLAKAIGVSNFTTWHLDKIMAIATVPPAVNQVELNPVWQQRKLRAYCAEKGIHVTAYSPLGGQNWTGEGNAVLESQVLAEIAKARGKSIAQVALRWIYQQGLTPIVKSFSKERLMQNLEIFDWDLTEDDLIKIGQIPQKKIATATSILFSPEGDFTSVNLSDIDIVEE; from the exons ATGGCATTGACAACGGCGGTGCCGGAGGTGGTGCTCAGGTCCGGAAACGCCAGACCTATGCCGGCAATCGGCATGGGCACGGCCAAGTTCCCGGTCGTGCATGAGACCACCAGGGACGCCGTGCTTGCGGCCGTGGAGGTCGGTTTCCGCCATTTCGACACTGCTTCCCTGTACGGAACGGAGCTGCCGCTAGGCGATGCTATCGCGGAGGCTGTGCGCCGCGGCCTTGTGGCATCCCGAGAAGAGGTGTTCATCACGTCCAAGCTCTGGTGCACGCAGTGCCACCCGCACCTTGTGCTCTCGTCGCTCCGGGAAAGCCTCCG GAACTTACAAATGGAGTACGTGGACCTGTACCTGATCCACTGGCCGGTGAGCCTGAAACCTGGGCCAGTGGTGTTCCCCCTGAAGCGGGAGGACGCCGTGCCTTTCGACTTCGAGGGCGTGTGGCGGGAGATGGAGGAGTGCCACCGCCTGGGGCTCGCTAAGGCCATCGGAGTCAGCAACTTCACCACCTGGCACCTCGACAAGATCATGGCGATCGCCACCGTCCCGCCTGCAGTCAACCAG GTGGAACTGAACCCGGTCTGGCAGCAGAGGAAGCTGAGGGCGTACTGCGCAGAGAAGGGCATCCACGTCACGGCCTACTCGCCATTGGGTGGGCAGAACTGGACCGGAGAGGGCAACGCCGTGCTGGAATCACAAGTGCTGGCCGAGATCGCCAAGGCTAGAGGAAAGAGCATCGCACAG GTAGCATTGAGGTGGATTTATCAGCAGGGACTGACCCCAATCGTTAAGAGCTTCAGCAAGGAGAGGCTCATGCAAAACCTCGAGATCTTCGACTGGGATCTCACTGAAGACGACCTGATCAAGATCGGCCAGATTCCGCAGAAGAAGATTGCGACGGCTACGAGCATTCTTTTCTCGCCAGAGGGGGACTTCACGTCAGTGAATCTTTCAGACATTGACATTGTCGAGGAATAG